One region of candidate division WOR-3 bacterium genomic DNA includes:
- a CDS encoding polysaccharide deacetylase family protein — MMRICLLLTYLFSAAPESALGSEHRVILSIDDGYRCIYDNVYPLLKKYKMTATIALIVDYVAGIKTGYGNPNTFLSYNQIKEMIDSTGIEIASHSLSHPYLTRLDSAQAWHEIYRSRTFLESVFGVPVITFVYPYGDRNPRVIRMVRRAGYRLGRAVKTGEINLWVEPYQLPIFELRKETSLEAVKEHIKNNPVSILLLHRIVPQPAVFTEWSLENFAALIEWLAANQIKTLTLADLYYEWREDVVKRMIQERTKTLPVFEPESLLQKIHIDATRTLNPR; from the coding sequence ATGATGCGCATTTGCCTTCTCTTAACCTACCTTTTCTCGGCTGCACCCGAATCAGCCCTTGGCTCTGAACACCGTGTTATCCTTTCCATTGATGACGGCTACCGGTGCATCTACGACAATGTCTATCCCCTTTTGAAGAAATACAAAATGACCGCCACCATTGCTCTGATTGTTGACTATGTTGCCGGCATCAAAACTGGCTATGGCAACCCCAACACATTTCTGAGTTACAACCAGATAAAGGAGATGATTGACTCAACCGGGATTGAAATTGCCAGCCACAGCCTTTCCCACCCCTATCTTACCCGCCTGGATAGTGCCCAAGCCTGGCACGAGATTTACCGCTCCAGGACTTTTCTTGAATCGGTTTTTGGGGTTCCGGTTATCACCTTCGTTTACCCTTATGGCGACCGTAACCCCCGGGTCATCAGAATGGTGCGCAGAGCAGGCTATCGGCTCGGTCGGGCGGTTAAAACGGGTGAAATTAACCTCTGGGTTGAGCCTTACCAGCTGCCCATCTTTGAACTGCGCAAGGAAACAAGCCTGGAGGCGGTAAAGGAGCATATCAAAAACAACCCGGTTTCAATTCTGCTCCTCCACCGGATTGTTCCCCAGCCCGCTGTCTTTACCGAGTGGTCTTTGGAAAACTTTGCCGCCCTGATTGAATGGCTTGCGGCAAACCAAATAAAGACCCTGACCCTTGCCGACCTATATTACGAATGGCGAGAGGATGTTGTCAAAAGGATGATTCAGGAGCGAACCAAAACCCTGCCCGTTTTTGAGCCAGAATCATTACTCCAAAAGATACACATCGACGCTACCAGAACTCTTAACCCCCGCTAA
- a CDS encoding tetratricopeptide repeat protein, translating to MNSQSLADWLRNRRGMALVLTAVALVNLILYLPTLRFDFVWDDNLLIVNNRLLQESSFAQIFTRGYWAGVEEVEEGPVAAYYRPIATLSFWLDWKLAGLSPLYFHLINLVIATAAAIFGALIVWELLHSAVWAFIAGTIFATHPAHVEAVAYISGRTDLLATLFLGFASFALLRSFRKKNRLWWLVLPTCFALALLSKETAILFPLLVSFTPLFIQSRPQKQYWLLVLILIAIALAYLYLRQLLFNTFLPLPTTLTAFNLLNIANTFGYYIRMFFVPFTHYARIPPDPNFLELSNHFIWALLFLISVPLAALRRRFQIALWPYTWTTIFLLPVINIFPLGLQAAERLLFLPSVGLIALVIVILSRLLVAHHRIREVVGTLLLIAAIAFGFNTKKRLGVWRNEVTLFSAMVNEAPKAPTAYYHLARALSPTLPDSAIKLYNRAILLDQGFARAHINIAVLYTNKGDFRRALHHLRLANELQPNSPLIHTHLTYTFLLAGEIDSALLALQRASPPDSTLLQPLTSTPNQALLFSRLGTIPLSLGDTAAASTCYQKALQLDSNCLPALYNLALIALARKDTAKALQLLTRAKKIQPHIQQLPELQPLLRTNRD from the coding sequence GTGAACAGCCAATCCCTTGCCGACTGGTTACGCAACCGTCGGGGTATGGCATTGGTCCTGACGGCTGTTGCTCTCGTTAATCTCATCCTCTACCTACCGACGCTCAGATTCGACTTTGTCTGGGATGATAACCTGTTGATTGTGAACAACCGCCTCCTCCAGGAATCCAGTTTCGCGCAGATTTTTACCCGTGGCTACTGGGCAGGGGTCGAAGAGGTGGAAGAAGGTCCTGTTGCCGCCTATTACCGCCCAATTGCCACCCTTTCATTCTGGCTCGATTGGAAGCTTGCCGGTTTAAGCCCCCTTTACTTCCACCTCATCAATCTCGTTATTGCCACTGCTGCCGCTATCTTTGGGGCACTGATTGTCTGGGAATTACTTCATTCTGCGGTCTGGGCATTTATTGCCGGCACCATTTTTGCCACCCATCCCGCCCATGTTGAGGCGGTGGCTTATATTTCTGGACGCACCGACCTGTTGGCAACGCTCTTTTTGGGCTTTGCGTCCTTTGCCCTGCTGCGATCGTTCCGTAAAAAAAATCGGCTCTGGTGGCTTGTCCTCCCAACCTGTTTTGCACTTGCCCTCTTAAGTAAGGAAACCGCGATACTTTTCCCACTCCTGGTTTCCTTTACTCCACTTTTTATCCAGAGTCGACCTCAAAAACAATACTGGCTTCTTGTCCTGATTCTAATAGCGATTGCCCTCGCTTACCTTTATCTCCGCCAGCTACTCTTTAACACCTTTCTCCCATTACCAACCACCTTAACCGCATTTAACCTCTTGAACATTGCCAATACCTTTGGCTATTACATCAGGATGTTTTTTGTCCCGTTTACCCACTATGCCCGGATTCCTCCTGACCCTAATTTCCTCGAACTTTCCAATCACTTTATTTGGGCACTCTTGTTTCTGATTTCTGTGCCTCTTGCTGCCCTGCGCCGCCGTTTCCAGATCGCTCTCTGGCCATATACCTGGACTACCATCTTTCTCCTGCCAGTGATTAATATCTTTCCCCTTGGTCTCCAGGCGGCAGAAAGACTACTCTTTTTGCCTTCAGTTGGTCTGATTGCACTGGTTATTGTTATCCTCTCCCGGCTCCTTGTTGCCCATCACCGCATCAGAGAGGTGGTTGGAACCCTGCTTCTGATAGCGGCAATTGCCTTCGGGTTCAATACTAAAAAACGGCTCGGGGTCTGGCGCAATGAAGTAACACTTTTCTCAGCAATGGTAAACGAGGCGCCAAAAGCACCAACCGCCTACTACCACCTTGCGCGGGCACTTAGCCCAACCCTCCCGGACTCCGCGATAAAACTTTACAACCGGGCGATTCTCCTTGATCAGGGCTTCGCCCGCGCCCATATCAACATCGCGGTTCTCTACACCAACAAAGGCGACTTTCGCCGTGCGCTTCACCACCTCCGGCTTGCCAACGAACTCCAGCCAAACTCCCCGCTAATCCATACCCACCTGACCTATACCTTTCTCCTTGCTGGTGAGATAGACAGCGCCCTTCTTGCCCTTCAGCGGGCATCACCCCCCGACTCCACCCTACTTCAACCCCTCACCTCCACACCCAACCAAGCCCTCCTGTTCAGCCGCTTGGGCACAATACCCCTCTCCCTTGGTGACACCGCCGCCGCCTCGACCTGTTACCAAAAGGCGCTCCAACTTGACTCCAACTGCCTACCCGCGCTCTACAACCTTGCACTCATTGCCCTTGCGCGCAAAGACACGGCAAAAGCGCTCCAATTACTCACCCGTGCTAAGAAAATCCAGCCGCACATCCAACAACTACCAGAACTCCAGCCCCTTCTCCGCACAAACAGGGATTAA
- a CDS encoding NAD+ synthase, whose product MKIAIAQLNPTVGDIKGNIELVRKTITNLEPEQPDLVIFPEMFLTGYPPGDLLERSWFIQRAEQGMIEVAKISKGCSCAILIGGVARSNQKFGRGLYNCAFGFYQGKEVYRQAKWLLPFYDVFDEVRYFDPAREVRLWDFKGERIGVSICEDAWNVLEFGGKYRYDFDPIGEQARQGATLFINIAASPFWLGKPELRLKLIKGHSLKHKKPFIFVNQVGGQDELIFDGRGFATNPQGGLAFFLPEFEERVFVFESEIFQREVATGEDIGSGIKDVYQALVLGIKDYLHKCGLKKAVIGLSGGIDSAVTACLAVAALGKENVLGVTMPSEFSSKGSVEDSRILANNLGIEFLIIPITPIYHCYLEALKGAFAGKGEDTTEENIQARIRGNILMAIANKFGYLVLTTGNKSELAVGYCTLYGDMSGGLAVLGDVPKMMVYQLAGYINREKEIIPMAIIKKPPSAELKPNQRDQDTLPPYEILDPILEHYIEEGLSPEEIVKKGFKKDVVDWVVSQVARMEYKRRQAPVVLRVTSRAFGTGRRFPIAARYRD is encoded by the coding sequence ATGAAAATTGCCATTGCTCAACTTAACCCGACGGTTGGTGACATCAAGGGTAATATTGAACTGGTGAGAAAAACCATCACTAACCTTGAACCGGAACAGCCCGATTTAGTAATATTTCCAGAGATGTTTTTGACCGGTTATCCGCCAGGGGATTTATTGGAAAGGAGCTGGTTTATCCAAAGGGCAGAACAGGGTATGATAGAGGTGGCGAAAATCTCTAAGGGGTGTAGTTGTGCAATTTTAATCGGCGGGGTGGCGCGCAGCAACCAAAAGTTTGGCAGGGGGCTTTATAACTGCGCGTTTGGGTTTTATCAGGGCAAGGAGGTTTACAGGCAGGCAAAGTGGCTGCTTCCCTTTTATGATGTGTTTGATGAGGTGAGGTATTTTGACCCGGCAAGAGAGGTGAGGCTTTGGGATTTCAAGGGTGAGCGCATCGGGGTTTCCATCTGCGAGGATGCCTGGAATGTTTTGGAATTTGGGGGGAAATACCGCTACGATTTTGACCCGATTGGTGAACAGGCACGGCAGGGTGCAACCCTTTTTATCAATATTGCGGCATCACCGTTCTGGCTGGGTAAGCCAGAGCTGAGGCTGAAACTGATTAAGGGGCATAGCCTGAAACACAAAAAGCCGTTTATTTTTGTTAATCAGGTGGGTGGGCAGGATGAGCTTATCTTTGACGGCAGGGGTTTTGCAACAAATCCTCAAGGAGGGTTGGCATTCTTTTTGCCTGAATTTGAGGAAAGGGTTTTTGTGTTTGAGAGTGAAATTTTCCAGAGAGAGGTGGCAACAGGTGAGGATATTGGCTCAGGGATTAAGGACGTGTATCAGGCACTGGTTTTGGGCATTAAGGACTATTTGCATAAGTGCGGGTTAAAAAAGGCGGTTATTGGGCTTTCTGGTGGGATTGATTCGGCGGTAACCGCCTGTCTGGCGGTTGCAGCCTTGGGCAAGGAGAATGTGTTAGGTGTAACGATGCCTTCAGAGTTTTCATCAAAAGGTAGTGTTGAGGATTCAAGGATACTGGCAAACAATCTTGGGATTGAGTTTTTGATTATACCGATTACCCCGATTTATCACTGTTATCTTGAGGCGCTGAAGGGCGCTTTTGCCGGTAAGGGAGAAGACACCACCGAGGAGAACATTCAGGCAAGGATCAGGGGAAATATTTTAATGGCGATTGCCAACAAGTTCGGTTATCTTGTCCTGACAACCGGGAATAAGAGCGAGCTGGCGGTTGGTTATTGCACCCTTTATGGTGATATGAGCGGTGGTCTGGCGGTTTTAGGTGATGTGCCGAAGATGATGGTTTACCAGCTTGCTGGATATATTAACCGTGAGAAGGAAATAATACCAATGGCAATTATTAAAAAGCCGCCTTCAGCAGAACTGAAGCCAAACCAGCGGGACCAGGATACGCTGCCGCCATATGAGATTCTTGACCCAATCCTTGAGCATTATATTGAGGAGGGGCTTTCACCAGAGGAGATTGTCAAAAAGGGGTTTAAAAAAGATGTTGTGGATTGGGTTGTTTCTCAGGTGGCAAGGATGGAGTATAAGAGGCGGCAGGCCCCGGTGGTTTTAAGGGTAACAAGCAGGGCTTTTGGGACCGGCAGGCGGTTTCCGATTGCGGCGAGATACCGGGATTAA